A genomic segment from Pseudomonas sp. M30-35 encodes:
- the rhtA gene encoding threonine/homoserine exporter RhtA, which translates to MPRAIPATAIVLPIALLLVAMVSIQSGASLAKSLFPLIGPEGTTALRLGFGAIILAIIMRPWQARLSLGSCKALLAYGLALGGMNLMFYMSLKTIPLGIAVSLEFTGPLALALLSSRRLLDFVWVAMAVAGLWLLLPSNQSEQALDPLGMAFALGAGLCWAAYIVFGQKAGAAHGKHTACLGTLVAAALVIPIGMWQAGSALYNVDLLPIALAVAVLSSALPYSLEMIALTRLPARTFSILMSLEPAIAALTGLLFLSEQLHFTQWLAISCIILASAGAAATIRPQAKPIDLQNQG; encoded by the coding sequence ATGCCACGCGCCATACCTGCTACCGCCATTGTGCTACCTATCGCCCTACTCTTGGTGGCGATGGTGTCTATTCAAAGCGGGGCATCGCTGGCTAAAAGTTTATTTCCGTTGATTGGTCCAGAAGGCACAACCGCCTTACGCCTGGGTTTCGGCGCGATCATTTTGGCGATCATCATGCGCCCCTGGCAAGCGCGTTTAAGTTTAGGCTCATGCAAAGCATTGTTGGCTTACGGGCTTGCACTGGGTGGCATGAACCTGATGTTTTACATGTCGCTGAAAACCATCCCGCTGGGCATTGCTGTTTCGCTCGAATTCACCGGGCCATTGGCCTTGGCCCTGCTTTCATCGCGGCGCTTGCTCGACTTTGTCTGGGTGGCGATGGCGGTTGCAGGTTTGTGGTTATTACTGCCAAGCAACCAGTCCGAGCAAGCACTCGACCCACTAGGGATGGCGTTTGCGCTAGGCGCAGGGCTTTGCTGGGCAGCCTACATAGTGTTCGGCCAAAAAGCCGGCGCCGCACATGGCAAACATACCGCCTGTTTAGGTACTTTGGTCGCTGCCGCATTGGTCATCCCGATTGGCATGTGGCAGGCCGGCTCAGCGTTGTACAACGTTGATTTGCTGCCGATCGCGCTGGCAGTAGCAGTGCTGTCATCTGCACTGCCTTACAGCCTTGAGATGATCGCCCTTACGCGCTTGCCCGCTCGTACTTTCAGCATTTTGATGAGCCTTGAGCCCGCGATTGCAGCGCTTACTGGCTTGCTGTTTCTAAGCGAGCAACTGCATTTCACTCAGTGGCTGGCCATCAGTTGTATCATTCTCGCCTCAGCCGGGGCGGCAGCCACCATCAGGCCGCAGGCCAAGCCTATTGATTTGCAGAACCAAGGCTAA
- a CDS encoding ABC transporter transmembrane domain-containing protein, which yields MLSILSSRQRNAVRMAWRFIAPYRGRVFGALLALIFTAAITLSIGQGIKLLVDQGLATQSREALEHSIGLFFVLVLALAFGTYTRFYLVSWLGERVVADIRKRVFNHLIGLHPGFYESNRSSEIQSRLTADTTLLQSVIGSSLSMALRNLIIMIGGVVLLIITNPKLSAIVLVALPLVVAPILIFGRRVRALSRQSQDRVADVGSYVAEVLGQIKTVQAYNHQSEDMRRFAISAEAAFDTARQRIAQRAWLITVVIVLVLGAVGVMLWVGGMDVIEGRITGGELAAFVFYSLIVGSSFGTLSEVIGELQRAAGAAERIAELLQARNEITAPATNKLTLAQPVQGRIELQNLRFAYPTRPNSFAVDGIDLLVEPGQTVALVGPSGAGKSTLFDLLLRFFDPQQGRILVDGLPIEQLDPSDLRQCFALVSQNPALFFGTVEDNIRYGKTQASYSDVEAASRAAHAHEFIMKLPEGYQTHLGDAGIGLSGGQRQRLAIARALLLDAPILLLDEATSALDAESEHLIQQALPRLMQGRTTLVIAHRLATVKSAERIAVIEAGKLVAIGSHQQLISTSPLYARLAELQFSDPEMSDS from the coding sequence ATGCTTTCGATCCTGTCTTCCCGCCAGCGCAATGCCGTGCGCATGGCCTGGCGCTTTATCGCGCCGTATCGCGGTCGCGTGTTCGGGGCCTTGCTGGCGCTGATCTTTACCGCTGCGATTACATTGTCTATTGGGCAAGGCATTAAACTGCTGGTCGATCAGGGGTTAGCCACTCAGTCACGCGAGGCGCTGGAGCATTCGATTGGCTTGTTCTTTGTGCTAGTGCTGGCTTTGGCCTTCGGCACCTACACACGGTTCTATCTGGTTTCGTGGCTAGGGGAAAGGGTGGTTGCGGATATACGCAAGCGGGTGTTTAACCACCTTATCGGCCTGCATCCGGGCTTTTACGAGAGCAATCGCAGCTCGGAGATACAGTCGCGCCTGACTGCCGACACCACGCTTTTGCAGTCGGTCATTGGCTCATCGCTATCGATGGCCTTGCGCAACCTGATCATTATGATTGGGGGCGTGGTTTTGTTGATTATCACCAATCCCAAACTCAGCGCAATTGTGTTGGTGGCGCTGCCTTTGGTGGTCGCACCGATTCTTATTTTTGGACGACGGGTGCGCGCGCTCTCGCGCCAGAGCCAGGATCGTGTCGCCGATGTCGGCAGCTACGTCGCCGAGGTGCTTGGGCAGATTAAAACGGTTCAGGCTTACAACCACCAAAGCGAAGATATGCGCCGGTTTGCGATATCCGCTGAGGCTGCTTTCGATACCGCTCGCCAACGCATTGCTCAGCGCGCGTGGCTGATTACTGTGGTTATTGTGTTGGTTCTTGGCGCTGTCGGGGTGATGCTGTGGGTTGGCGGAATGGATGTGATCGAAGGGCGCATTACCGGCGGTGAGCTGGCAGCGTTTGTGTTTTATAGCCTGATTGTGGGCTCATCATTCGGCACGCTGAGTGAGGTTATTGGCGAGTTGCAGCGCGCCGCTGGCGCTGCCGAGCGAATAGCCGAGCTATTGCAGGCGCGCAATGAAATTACGGCGCCGGCTACAAATAAGTTGACCTTGGCGCAACCGGTCCAGGGTCGTATAGAACTGCAAAACCTACGCTTTGCCTATCCGACACGGCCTAACAGTTTCGCTGTCGATGGTATTGATCTGCTCGTCGAACCGGGGCAAACAGTTGCCTTGGTTGGCCCATCGGGAGCCGGTAAGTCGACATTGTTTGATTTGTTGTTAAGGTTTTTCGACCCGCAACAAGGGCGCATCCTGGTTGACGGCTTGCCGATTGAGCAGCTTGATCCGAGTGATTTAAGGCAGTGCTTCGCGCTGGTCTCGCAAAACCCAGCACTGTTCTTTGGCACGGTTGAAGACAATATTCGTTACGGTAAAACGCAGGCCAGCTACAGCGACGTGGAAGCCGCCTCGCGTGCCGCGCATGCTCACGAGTTCATCATGAAGCTGCCGGAAGGCTATCAAACCCACTTGGGTGATGCCGGAATCGGCCTGTCTGGTGGTCAGCGCCAACGTTTGGCCATCGCCCGCGCATTGCTGCTGGATGCGCCGATACTGCTGTTGGATGAGGCCACCAGCGCTCTTGATGCCGAGAGCGAACACTTGATCCAGCAAGCACTGCCGCGACTGATGCAGGGCCGCACCACGCTGGTGATTGCTCACCGGTTGGCGACAGTTAAAAGCGCTGAACGCATTGCGGTCATTGAGGCGGGTAAACTCGTGGCAATTGGCTCACATCAGCAATTGATCAGCACTAGCCCGCTGTATGCGCGCTTGGCTGAGCTGCAGTTTTCAGACCCAGAAATGAGCGACTCTTAG
- a CDS encoding DoxX-like family protein, which translates to MSDPRLRQIAWLARIVLALVFIWHGLVPKILWLSPDELAMIQAHGLPAPEWVARIAGLTEIALGLLLLWQRQRWPLLLAGVLLIGLLLDVALLSPHLLLQAFNPLSTNLAALALCWVAWRAETPQSIAS; encoded by the coding sequence ATGAGTGATCCTCGTCTACGACAGATCGCCTGGCTGGCGCGTATCGTCCTGGCGCTGGTGTTTATCTGGCACGGTTTGGTGCCGAAGATACTCTGGCTAAGCCCCGATGAGCTGGCGATGATCCAGGCCCACGGTTTGCCAGCCCCCGAGTGGGTGGCGCGCATTGCTGGCTTGACGGAAATCGCACTGGGTTTGTTGCTGCTTTGGCAGCGTCAGCGCTGGCCTTTGCTGTTGGCTGGCGTGCTATTGATTGGGCTGCTGCTTGATGTAGCGCTGTTGAGTCCCCATCTACTGCTACAGGCGTTCAATCCGCTGTCGACCAATCTTGCCGCCCTGGCGTTATGTTGGGTGGCCTGGCGGGCGGAAACGCCACAATCAATCGCCTCTTAA
- a CDS encoding thiol-disulfide oxidoreductase DCC family protein, producing the protein MAPPFIQAGERVVLFDGVCKLCNGWAKFLIRHDAEQRFRLASVQSTEGQALLEWGGLPIDHFDSMALIENGQILLRSDAVLRIVGQLPGPWRYLGWLRLIPRPIRDWCYDRIALNRYRLFGRYDHCLLPSADHARRFLHE; encoded by the coding sequence ATGGCACCACCTTTTATCCAAGCCGGCGAGCGCGTGGTGTTGTTTGATGGGGTGTGCAAGCTGTGCAACGGTTGGGCGAAGTTTCTGATTCGCCACGATGCCGAGCAGCGCTTTCGTCTGGCCTCGGTACAGTCGACCGAGGGTCAGGCGCTATTGGAGTGGGGCGGTTTGCCCATCGATCATTTCGATAGCATGGCGTTGATCGAGAATGGCCAGATACTGCTGCGTTCGGATGCGGTGCTGCGTATCGTCGGTCAGTTGCCCGGGCCTTGGCGGTACTTGGGCTGGTTGCGCTTGATTCCACGGCCCATACGTGACTGGTGCTATGACCGTATTGCGCTCAATCGCTACCGGTTATTTGGCCGTTATGATCACTGCCTGCTGCCAAGCGCCGACCATGCGCGGCGCTTCTTGCATGAGTGA
- a CDS encoding DUF1287 domain-containing protein, whose protein sequence is MRVVSVLLIWLLAFAAQAIEADKLVLAARQQVGVTLSYDPAYRRLSYPNGDVPINTGVCTDVLIRALREQGLDLQQAVHQDMRANFRLYPKNWGLSRPDSNIDHRRVPNLMTWFKRQGWAQQLDQDAKGYRPGDIVTWDLGGGLTHIGIISDRHASSGVPLVLHNIGRGTQEEDILFNFNITGHYRIPKA, encoded by the coding sequence ATGCGGGTCGTGAGTGTGTTGCTTATCTGGCTGCTGGCCTTTGCCGCACAAGCCATCGAAGCGGATAAACTGGTGCTGGCTGCACGTCAGCAGGTGGGCGTGACTCTAAGTTATGATCCGGCTTACCGTCGCTTGAGTTACCCCAATGGCGATGTGCCGATTAATACCGGTGTATGCACCGATGTGCTGATTCGTGCACTGCGCGAGCAAGGGCTGGATCTGCAGCAGGCGGTCCATCAGGACATGCGCGCGAACTTTCGCCTGTACCCGAAGAATTGGGGGTTGAGTCGCCCCGACAGCAATATCGACCACCGTCGTGTGCCGAACTTAATGACCTGGTTCAAGCGTCAGGGCTGGGCGCAGCAGCTTGATCAGGATGCTAAGGGCTATCGCCCCGGTGATATCGTCACTTGGGATTTGGGCGGCGGTCTGACCCACATCGGCATTATCAGCGACCGCCACGCGAGCAGTGGTGTGCCCTTGGTGCTGCACAATATTGGTCGCGGAACTCAGGAAGAGGATATCCTGTTCAACTTCAATATTACCGGTCACTACCGTATTCCCAAGGCCTGA
- a CDS encoding ATP-NAD kinase family protein, translating to MSRFHIGLIINPLAGLGGPAGLKGSDGVAEQALALGIEPKAALRTRTALNCLVELKDRVEFVTFPGSMGADLLAEMGFPHRVFGTINPQATTADDTRKAVELLQDAGVALILFAGGDGTARDICAAAREGQPVLGIPAGVKIHSGVYAISPRAAGELTSRLVTGGLVRLASGEVRDIDESALREGRVTARWYGELSVPQEGGYVQQVKQAGVESEELVLNDLAAWLEESWEQDVRYIFGPGSTLHGLAQNLGLDTTLLGVDVIENGQLLASDVTEAQLYALVADHPARLLITAIGGQGHIIGRGNQQISPRVLRAVGLEHLRVVATKRKLGTLQGRPLLVDSGDVTLDDAFPDVVRVWAGYKEELLYPLSR from the coding sequence ATGTCGCGCTTTCACATTGGGTTAATTATCAACCCACTCGCTGGTCTCGGTGGTCCTGCTGGCCTTAAGGGCAGTGATGGTGTTGCTGAGCAAGCACTGGCGCTGGGTATTGAACCAAAAGCTGCGCTGAGAACGCGCACGGCCTTGAATTGTTTGGTCGAGCTTAAGGATCGGGTTGAGTTTGTGACCTTTCCCGGCAGCATGGGCGCGGATTTGCTGGCTGAAATGGGTTTTCCTCATCGTGTCTTCGGTACGATTAACCCGCAAGCAACGACAGCGGATGACACTCGCAAGGCCGTAGAACTGTTGCAGGATGCAGGTGTGGCCCTGATTTTATTCGCAGGCGGCGATGGCACTGCGCGTGACATCTGCGCGGCGGCGCGCGAAGGTCAGCCGGTATTAGGTATTCCTGCCGGGGTGAAAATCCATTCCGGGGTCTATGCCATCAGCCCGCGTGCAGCGGGGGAATTGACTTCACGGTTGGTCACTGGCGGTTTAGTACGCCTGGCAAGTGGTGAGGTGCGCGATATTGATGAGTCAGCGCTACGTGAGGGGCGTGTCACTGCGCGCTGGTACGGCGAGCTGAGCGTGCCGCAAGAGGGCGGTTATGTGCAGCAGGTTAAGCAGGCGGGCGTTGAGTCAGAGGAGCTGGTGCTTAATGATTTAGCCGCGTGGCTCGAAGAAAGTTGGGAGCAGGACGTGCGCTACATCTTCGGCCCAGGCTCGACCCTACATGGCCTGGCGCAGAATCTGGGCCTGGACACCACACTGCTGGGCGTGGATGTGATCGAGAACGGCCAATTGCTGGCCAGCGATGTAACCGAGGCGCAGTTGTATGCGCTGGTGGCTGATCACCCGGCGCGCCTGCTGATCACCGCCATCGGCGGCCAGGGCCATATCATCGGTCGTGGTAATCAACAGATCAGCCCAAGGGTGCTACGCGCCGTCGGCCTTGAACACCTGCGGGTGGTCGCCACCAAACGCAAACTCGGCACACTGCAAGGGCGTCCGCTCTTGGTCGACAGCGGCGACGTAACGCTGGACGATGCCTTTCCCGATGTAGTGAGGGTGTGGGCCGGTTATAAGGAAGAGCTGCTGTATCCCCTGAGTCGATAG
- a CDS encoding PA1571 family protein — translation MNSPTPQNQSNDSDQDKPVGGAIIDEQGHEIEITEHMIQDACDELEKSRTGELNED, via the coding sequence ATGAACAGCCCAACCCCGCAAAACCAAAGCAACGACTCCGACCAAGACAAGCCTGTCGGTGGCGCGATCATCGATGAGCAAGGTCATGAAATCGAGATTACCGAGCACATGATTCAGGATGCGTGCGATGAGCTTGAAAAAAGTCGCACTGGCGAGCTAAACGAAGATTGA
- the pdxB gene encoding 4-phosphoerythronate dehydrogenase PdxB, giving the protein MRIVADENIPLLDEFFADFGSITRQPGRSIDPAAVATADVLLVRSVTQVNQQLLQGSAVRFVGTCTIGTDHLDLDYFQQANIAWSSAPGCNARGVVDYVLSSLLVLAQDQALDLSKRTYGIVGAGQVGSRLQAVLQGLGWTVLVCDPPRQLDEGGDFVSLQQIITECDVISLHTPLDKTGEHPTHHLLNAENLSQLQRGAWLINASRGPVIDNLALRQLLVQREDLRAVLDVWEAEPTVDAQLAALCRIATPHIAGYSLDGKLRGTAQIYSAFCAFMGQPEKHRLDDLMPAPWLSEMRFAATVPCDWLIASICHAVYDPRRDDADFRLSLIGDELQQRAAFDALRKNYPMRREIEGLKVSFDDQPSAELARVLQALGVAAR; this is encoded by the coding sequence ATGCGAATTGTTGCAGACGAAAACATACCCTTGCTTGATGAGTTTTTTGCAGATTTTGGCTCGATCACGCGCCAGCCTGGACGCTCGATTGACCCGGCAGCAGTCGCCACCGCAGATGTGCTGTTGGTGCGCTCGGTAACACAGGTCAATCAGCAATTGTTGCAGGGCAGTGCAGTAAGGTTCGTCGGCACTTGCACCATTGGTACCGACCACCTTGATCTCGATTATTTCCAGCAGGCCAACATCGCTTGGTCCAGTGCTCCGGGTTGCAACGCGCGTGGTGTTGTCGATTATGTATTGTCGAGCTTGCTGGTTCTGGCGCAGGACCAAGCGCTTGATTTGTCCAAGCGCACTTACGGCATTGTCGGGGCGGGGCAGGTCGGCAGTCGTCTGCAGGCTGTTTTGCAAGGTCTTGGTTGGACGGTATTGGTCTGTGATCCGCCACGGCAGTTAGATGAAGGTGGGGATTTTGTCAGCCTGCAACAGATCATCACCGAGTGCGATGTGATCAGCCTGCATACCCCGTTGGATAAAACTGGCGAGCACCCAACCCATCACCTGCTCAATGCTGAAAATCTATCTCAGTTACAACGGGGCGCGTGGTTGATCAATGCCAGCCGTGGCCCGGTGATTGATAATTTGGCGTTGCGCCAACTGTTAGTGCAGCGCGAGGATTTGCGTGCAGTGTTGGATGTCTGGGAAGCCGAGCCAACCGTGGATGCCCAACTGGCTGCGCTATGCCGGATCGCTACGCCGCATATTGCAGGCTATAGCCTCGACGGTAAATTGCGCGGGACGGCACAAATTTACAGTGCATTTTGCGCGTTTATGGGGCAACCAGAGAAGCACCGCCTGGATGATTTAATGCCCGCACCGTGGTTGTCGGAGATGCGCTTTGCCGCGACTGTGCCGTGTGACTGGCTGATTGCGAGTATTTGCCACGCGGTTTACGACCCACGTCGAGATGATGCAGATTTTCGTCTTAGCTTGATTGGCGATGAGCTGCAGCAGCGTGCAGCTTTCGATGCACTGCGCAAAAATTATCCAATGCGCAGAGAAATAGAAGGACTCAAGGTTAGTTTTGATGATCAGCCATCGGCAGAGCTTGCGCGGGTATTGCAGGCGCTCGGTGTAGCTGCGCGCTAA
- a CDS encoding MATE family efflux transporter, translated as MSATSVAATRTQRVSRELRGLLMLATPIIIAQLAYTAMGFVDTLMAGRVGPRDLAAVALGNSIWVPVFLLMTGILLATTPKVAQRYGAGDEASIGPLVRQALWLAIVVGGGAAALLWNAEVVLHSMNVEPDLIAPSMGYLRAVACGFPAVALYHVLRCFSDGLGHTRPSMVIGILGLMLNIPLNYIFIYGKLGLPAMGGVGCGWATGLVMTFMFVCMLVWVKWASFYKSSELFKHFDWPQWSVIKRLISIGLPIGIAVFAESSIFAVIALLIGGLGATVVAGHQIALNFSSLVFMIPYSLGMASTVRVGQALGRDDPRGARFAAGVSMATALAYACGSATLILLLREPIVSIYTPDPTVIALASTLIIYAALFQLSDAIQVTAAGALRGYQDTRVTMLLTLFAYWGIGLPVGYALGLSNWLGEPSGPEGLWQGLVVGLTCAAVMLAIRLSRSARKYIRLSKQTA; from the coding sequence ATGTCTGCCACCTCAGTCGCTGCAACACGGACTCAACGCGTAAGCCGCGAACTTCGTGGTTTGCTGATGCTCGCCACGCCAATCATCATCGCCCAGCTGGCGTATACAGCCATGGGCTTCGTCGATACCTTGATGGCTGGACGCGTAGGCCCTCGTGACTTGGCTGCCGTGGCACTGGGCAACTCGATTTGGGTGCCGGTTTTTCTACTGATGACCGGCATTTTGCTGGCAACCACACCGAAAGTCGCCCAGCGCTATGGTGCGGGTGATGAAGCCAGCATTGGCCCCTTGGTGCGCCAAGCTTTGTGGCTGGCGATCGTGGTCGGCGGCGGCGCAGCGGCACTACTCTGGAATGCCGAAGTTGTGCTGCACAGCATGAATGTCGAGCCTGATTTGATCGCGCCATCAATGGGCTATCTGCGTGCAGTGGCTTGCGGCTTCCCTGCCGTTGCGCTGTACCACGTGCTGCGCTGTTTCAGCGACGGCCTTGGTCATACCCGCCCAAGCATGGTTATTGGCATCCTTGGGCTAATGCTAAATATTCCGCTGAACTACATTTTCATCTACGGCAAATTGGGTTTACCTGCCATGGGCGGCGTTGGCTGCGGCTGGGCGACCGGTCTGGTCATGACTTTCATGTTTGTGTGCATGCTGGTATGGGTCAAATGGGCGTCCTTTTACAAGTCGAGCGAGCTGTTTAAACACTTCGACTGGCCGCAGTGGTCGGTGATCAAACGTTTGATATCTATCGGCTTGCCGATAGGCATCGCTGTATTCGCTGAATCGAGTATTTTCGCGGTGATCGCCCTATTGATCGGCGGCCTTGGTGCAACAGTTGTTGCTGGACACCAGATTGCCCTGAACTTCAGCTCGCTGGTATTTATGATCCCTTACTCTTTGGGCATGGCGTCGACTGTTCGCGTCGGTCAGGCGCTCGGCCGCGACGACCCGCGCGGCGCACGCTTTGCAGCCGGAGTCAGCATGGCAACAGCGCTGGCCTACGCCTGCGGCTCAGCAACCCTTATTTTGCTGCTCCGCGAACCGATCGTCAGCATCTACACCCCGGACCCAACAGTGATTGCATTGGCATCCACGCTGATTATCTATGCCGCGCTGTTCCAGCTCTCGGACGCGATTCAAGTCACCGCCGCAGGAGCTTTGCGCGGCTACCAAGACACTCGCGTGACCATGCTACTGACGCTGTTCGCATATTGGGGCATTGGCCTACCCGTTGGTTATGCGCTGGGGCTATCCAATTGGCTGGGCGAGCCCTCCGGCCCGGAGGGCTTGTGGCAAGGCTTGGTGGTTGGCTTAACCTGCGCAGCTGTGATGTTGGCTATACGCCTGAGCCGGAGTGCGCGCAAATATATTCGCTTATCCAAGCAGACTGCATGA
- a CDS encoding cupin domain-containing protein: protein MDDNKFPKPTVKLNDDEISTDLASINMQDIVVPGYGAPLLDRRMRCRLLECHPGGTIVLHSHENRPAILYVLEGVGEEHSNKSKDTVIWKAGDCFAEYNDIEHWIKNLSEKAPLKVLTFDLFDDGVHGANHPDYKPCNSGC from the coding sequence ATGGACGACAATAAATTCCCGAAGCCTACCGTCAAACTCAATGATGACGAAATATCAACAGATCTTGCATCCATCAATATGCAGGATATTGTTGTTCCGGGTTATGGTGCTCCGCTTCTGGACCGCCGTATGCGCTGTCGACTACTTGAGTGCCATCCTGGTGGAACCATTGTTCTTCACTCTCATGAGAATCGACCTGCGATTCTTTATGTGCTTGAAGGCGTTGGGGAAGAGCATTCCAATAAATCAAAAGACACGGTTATCTGGAAGGCCGGTGATTGTTTTGCGGAATATAATGATATCGAGCATTGGATTAAGAATCTTTCAGAGAAAGCGCCGCTTAAAGTGCTGACATTTGACCTTTTTGATGATGGTGTTCATGGCGCTAATCATCCTGATTACAAGCCCTGCAATAGCGGCTGCTAA
- a CDS encoding RidA family protein yields the protein MIKRIDQNDRMSQASQNGSLLVLSGQISSGKDVTEQAQGVFNTIDGLLQKAGADKSNILYANIFLTDMGDYEAFNQVWDKWVASEQGQTPSRAAIQVVRLANPDWVVEVQVFASI from the coding sequence GTGATTAAAAGGATTGATCAAAATGATCGGATGAGCCAAGCCTCGCAAAACGGAAGTCTTCTTGTTTTGTCTGGGCAAATCTCCTCAGGTAAAGATGTCACTGAGCAAGCGCAAGGCGTGTTCAATACTATCGACGGCCTCTTGCAAAAGGCAGGAGCAGACAAATCGAATATCCTCTATGCCAATATCTTTCTCACGGATATGGGCGACTATGAGGCGTTCAATCAGGTTTGGGATAAGTGGGTTGCCAGCGAACAAGGGCAGACACCTTCGCGGGCTGCCATTCAAGTGGTGCGCCTTGCAAACCCTGACTGGGTGGTTGAAGTGCAGGTATTTGCCAGCATTTGA
- the tusA gene encoding sulfurtransferase TusA, whose product MSDPKDLTPDAVLDASGLNCPEPVMMLHNKVRDLPAASLLKVIATDPSTRRDVPKFCVFLGHELLDQAEASGTYLYWIRTKLD is encoded by the coding sequence ATGTCTGACCCGAAAGATCTCACGCCTGACGCGGTACTTGATGCCAGCGGACTGAATTGCCCTGAGCCGGTGATGATGCTGCACAACAAGGTGCGCGATTTGCCAGCCGCCAGCTTGCTCAAAGTCATCGCTACAGACCCGTCAACACGTCGGGATGTGCCGAAATTCTGCGTGTTCCTGGGTCATGAGTTGCTTGATCAGGCTGAAGCGTCTGGGACGTACCTGTACTGGATCCGCACCAAGCTCGATTGA
- the rlmM gene encoding 23S rRNA (cytidine(2498)-2'-O)-methyltransferase RlmM — MNTLLLHCRPGFESEVCSEISEHAANLQIAGYAKAKTSSACAEFICTEAGGAERLMQGVRFKQLIFPRQWARGAFIDLPETDRISVLLEHLRDFPVCGSVWLEVLDTNDGKELSNFCKKFEVPLRKALAKANKLVDQPSKPRLLLTFKSGREVFVGLAESNNSAIWPMGIPRLKFPREAPSRSTLKLEEAWHTFIPREEWDERLHGDMTGVDLGAAPGGWTYQLVRRGMLVTAIDNGPMAQSLMDTGLVQHLMADGFTYKPRQPVDWMVCDIVEKPARNAALLETWLGEGLCREAVVNLKLPMKQRYAEVRKLLDRMEAGFAERRIKVSIACKQLYHDREEVTCHLRRLGK, encoded by the coding sequence ATGAATACTTTGTTACTGCATTGCCGGCCCGGATTTGAAAGCGAAGTTTGCTCTGAAATCAGCGAGCATGCGGCTAATTTGCAAATCGCTGGTTACGCCAAAGCGAAAACATCCAGCGCTTGTGCAGAATTTATCTGCACTGAAGCGGGCGGTGCCGAACGGTTGATGCAGGGAGTACGTTTTAAACAACTGATTTTCCCCCGCCAGTGGGCGCGCGGTGCATTTATTGATCTTCCCGAAACGGACCGCATCAGTGTTTTGCTTGAGCATCTGCGCGACTTTCCGGTTTGCGGCAGTGTTTGGCTCGAAGTCCTCGATACCAATGACGGCAAGGAACTGTCGAATTTCTGCAAAAAATTCGAAGTGCCGCTGCGCAAAGCATTAGCCAAAGCCAACAAGTTGGTTGACCAACCGAGCAAGCCGCGTTTGCTGTTGACCTTCAAGAGTGGGCGTGAGGTGTTTGTGGGACTGGCAGAGTCAAATAACAGTGCTATTTGGCCGATGGGTATTCCTCGGTTGAAATTCCCTCGTGAGGCCCCGAGTCGTTCGACGTTGAAGCTTGAGGAGGCCTGGCACACCTTTATCCCGCGTGAGGAGTGGGATGAGCGGTTGCATGGCGACATGACGGGTGTCGATCTTGGCGCGGCCCCGGGCGGCTGGACTTATCAATTGGTCAGGCGTGGCATGTTGGTCACGGCCATTGATAACGGACCCATGGCGCAAAGCTTGATGGATACGGGTTTGGTGCAGCATTTGATGGCCGACGGTTTTACCTACAAGCCGCGTCAGCCGGTGGACTGGATGGTGTGTGACATTGTAGAAAAACCTGCGCGCAATGCGGCATTACTGGAAACATGGCTGGGTGAAGGTTTATGCCGCGAGGCGGTGGTCAACCTCAAGCTGCCTATGAAGCAGCGCTATGCCGAGGTGCGTAAACTGCTGGACAGAATGGAAGCAGGTTTTGCTGAGCGGCGGATTAAGGTATCGATTGCCTGTAAGCAGCTCTATCACGACCGTGAAGAGGTCACTTGCCATCTGCGCCGCCTAGGCAAGTAG